The Deinococcus betulae genome includes a window with the following:
- a CDS encoding YdcF family protein, translated as MRSRGAVLSTLPLTVAALLVAGFLLTPGLRAPSAAVPYPTLVVLGAAQYAGHPSPAFQRRLDHALKLYRAGGVRAVVVTGGRRPGDPYTEGGVGTAYLNEHGVPGRALIAETRSRTTIENLRNARTSLPPRTPVTLVTDEAHAPRALALARALGLEANVSASPLSTQVSRVYLLREKLALMGYALLGI; from the coding sequence ATGCGTTCGCGCGGCGCCGTTCTCTCGACCTTGCCTTTGACCGTGGCCGCTTTGCTTGTTGCTGGGTTTCTGTTGACGCCGGGGCTGCGTGCGCCCAGCGCCGCCGTGCCGTACCCTACCCTGGTGGTGCTGGGCGCGGCGCAGTATGCCGGACACCCCAGCCCCGCCTTTCAGCGCCGCCTGGACCACGCCCTGAAGCTGTACCGGGCCGGCGGCGTGCGCGCGGTGGTGGTCACCGGAGGCCGCCGCCCCGGCGACCCCTATACCGAGGGCGGAGTCGGTACGGCGTACCTGAACGAACATGGGGTGCCGGGCCGCGCCCTGATTGCCGAAACGCGCAGCCGCACCACCATTGAGAACCTGCGCAATGCCCGCACCTCCCTGCCGCCGCGTACGCCGGTCACGCTGGTCACCGATGAAGCGCACGCCCCACGTGCCCTGGCCCTGGCCCGCGCGCTGGGCCTGGAAGCCAACGTCAGCGCCAGCCCTCTGAGCACGCAGGTGAGCCGGGTGTACCTGCTGCGGGAGAAGCTGGCGCTGATGGGCTACGCGCTGCTGGGCATTTAA
- the murJ gene encoding murein biosynthesis integral membrane protein MurJ: protein MSLPPSGPPPAPPEINLTFEDAGPPASPPPGPPRRSLQANTIIIMLGTLGSRLSGILRQMIINLFGTGLTDAFNVAVTVPNLLRELLAEGALVNSFIPVYKSLDEAGRRQLAQTFSGVMLAVNLLLMAVGIVAAPLVVDLLLSATPNVDRDLAVYMTRLVMPFLMLISLSAVAMGLLNADEHFRESSFAPIAFNLASIAALVLLPDTATWLGFGWLLGGVAQLVVQLPALHRFGLLPTPSLKPHPALGRVLRQMAPFTLTAGARQFLNVYVLNLLSNRQLFPDGTTSGYFNAQALFTMVNGLFIVSPVLAVFPRFSEAAAKGDWTLFKQLTAQTIRTTTFLAAPMSALMVVLAPYAISVINLEVPRLPEELDKFAAGSGILTGWALALVPWALVTVLLRTFYARERTREAVTVSAIGFVLEVGLYRLLVPALGLMGFGLATTLSGVLMAGALTVLYRRAVGFPGREIAGHLARVVPLATAAGGLAWLVARVLPDPGFIVQGILGLVVAGGVGLGAYLAGALVLKLPEVAAVTRRLRR from the coding sequence GTGAGTCTTCCGCCCTCCGGCCCACCGCCGGCCCCACCCGAAATTAACCTGACCTTCGAGGACGCTGGACCGCCCGCCTCGCCGCCGCCGGGACCGCCCCGGCGCAGCCTTCAGGCCAACACCATCATCATCATGCTGGGCACGCTGGGCTCGCGTCTGAGCGGCATCCTGCGCCAGATGATCATCAACCTGTTCGGCACGGGGCTGACCGACGCCTTTAACGTGGCGGTCACCGTGCCCAACCTCCTGCGCGAGCTACTAGCCGAGGGCGCGCTGGTCAATTCGTTTATTCCGGTCTATAAATCGCTGGACGAGGCCGGGCGGCGCCAGCTGGCCCAGACCTTCAGCGGCGTGATGCTGGCCGTGAACCTGCTGCTGATGGCCGTGGGCATCGTGGCCGCGCCGCTGGTCGTGGACCTGCTGCTCTCGGCCACGCCCAATGTGGACCGCGACCTGGCCGTCTACATGACGCGCCTGGTCATGCCATTTCTGATGCTGATCAGCCTCTCGGCCGTGGCGATGGGTCTGCTGAATGCCGACGAGCATTTCCGGGAAAGCAGTTTTGCCCCTATTGCCTTTAACCTCGCCAGCATCGCCGCGCTGGTGCTGCTGCCCGATACGGCGACCTGGCTGGGCTTCGGCTGGCTGCTGGGCGGCGTGGCGCAGCTGGTCGTGCAACTCCCGGCGCTGCACCGCTTTGGGCTCCTGCCCACCCCCAGCCTGAAGCCGCACCCGGCCCTGGGGCGCGTGCTGCGTCAGATGGCCCCCTTTACCCTGACCGCGGGCGCGCGGCAATTTTTGAATGTGTATGTCCTGAACCTGCTGTCGAACCGGCAGCTGTTTCCAGACGGGACCACCAGCGGTTACTTCAACGCGCAGGCACTATTCACCATGGTCAATGGCCTTTTTATCGTTTCACCGGTGCTGGCGGTCTTTCCCCGCTTCTCCGAGGCGGCCGCCAAAGGAGACTGGACGCTTTTCAAGCAGCTCACGGCCCAGACCATCCGCACCACCACGTTTCTGGCGGCGCCCATGAGCGCGCTGATGGTTGTTCTGGCCCCTTACGCCATCAGTGTGATTAATCTGGAAGTGCCGCGCCTGCCTGAAGAACTGGACAAATTTGCAGCGGGCAGCGGCATTCTGACCGGTTGGGCGCTGGCGCTGGTGCCCTGGGCACTGGTCACCGTGCTGCTGCGCACCTTCTACGCCCGCGAACGCACCCGCGAAGCCGTCACGGTGAGCGCCATCGGCTTTGTGCTGGAGGTCGGGCTGTACCGCCTGCTGGTGCCGGCGCTGGGGCTGATGGGCTTTGGCCTGGCCACCACGCTCAGCGGGGTGCTGATGGCGGGCGCCCTGACTGTCCTGTACCGCCGCGCCGTGGGCTTTCCGGGCCGAGAAATCGCCGGGCACCTCGCGCGGGTGGTGCCGCTGGCGACGGCGGCGGGCGGCCTGGCCTGGCTGGTGGCGCGAGTCTTGCCTGATCCTGGCTTTATCGTGCAGGGCATCCTGGGCCTGGTGGTGGCCGGTGGCGTGGGCCTGGGGGCCTACCTGGCCGGCGCCTTGGTCCTCAAGCTCCCTGAGGTGGCCGCAGTGACGAGGCGGCTCCGGCGGTAG
- a CDS encoding uracil-DNA glycosylase, which yields MTQPTGQQPSAQQFKSTRSGRLVVPGWMNLVPGKPDAVEVQLDVVPEDLGRSQASLLIEYWATPDDLTLQSVLPIRAFGASQEGWCALVPAAGRVLVRAIDPQPTPPVLASHWINVDPATVPGTTVHVRVAFPAAPSTVQNLLNPRS from the coding sequence ATGACCCAACCCACAGGCCAGCAACCCAGCGCCCAGCAGTTTAAAAGCACCCGCAGCGGGCGTCTGGTGGTCCCCGGCTGGATGAATCTGGTCCCCGGCAAACCCGACGCCGTCGAGGTGCAGCTGGACGTGGTCCCCGAGGACCTGGGGCGCAGCCAGGCCAGCCTGCTCATCGAATACTGGGCCACCCCTGACGACCTGACGCTGCAAAGCGTGCTGCCTATCCGGGCCTTCGGCGCCTCCCAGGAAGGCTGGTGTGCTCTGGTGCCAGCCGCCGGGCGCGTGCTGGTGCGGGCCATTGACCCCCAGCCCACGCCGCCGGTCCTGGCCAGCCACTGGATTAATGTAGACCCGGCCACGGTGCCCGGCACCACTGTTCATGTGCGCGTGGCCTTCCCGGCCGCCCCCAGCACCGTGCAGAACCTGCTCAACCCCCGCTCGTGA
- the tdh gene encoding L-threonine 3-dehydrogenase: MRALSKAHAEEGIWMTQAPVPAPGPNDLLIRVKKGSICGTDVHIYKWDEWAQKTIPVPMIVGHEYVGVVAGIGSEVRGFQIGDRVSGEGHVTCGHCRNCRAGRRHLCRNTLGVGVNRPGSFAEYLVLPAFNAFKLPDDIPDEIAAIFDPFGNAVHTALSFDLVGEDVLITGAGPIGVMAAAVAKHVGARNVVITDLNEYRLDLARRMGVTRAVNVGQEDLKAVMTDLGMTEGFDVGLEMSGSGPAFAQMVQVMNNGGKIALLGIPSGRVDIDWNAVIFKMLTIKGIYGREMFETWYKMAALIQSGLDLSPVITHHYGIGQYQEGFDAMLSGQSGKVILNWEE, translated from the coding sequence ATGCGCGCCCTGAGCAAAGCCCACGCCGAAGAAGGCATCTGGATGACCCAGGCCCCTGTGCCTGCGCCGGGGCCAAACGACCTGCTCATTCGCGTCAAGAAAGGCAGCATCTGCGGCACCGACGTGCATATCTACAAGTGGGACGAATGGGCGCAGAAGACCATTCCGGTGCCCATGATCGTGGGCCACGAATACGTGGGTGTGGTGGCCGGTATCGGCAGCGAGGTGCGCGGCTTTCAGATAGGTGACCGCGTCAGCGGCGAGGGCCACGTTACTTGCGGGCACTGCCGCAACTGCCGCGCCGGGCGCCGCCACCTGTGCCGCAATACGCTGGGGGTGGGCGTGAACCGCCCCGGCTCCTTCGCTGAATATCTGGTGCTGCCGGCCTTTAACGCTTTCAAGCTGCCCGACGATATCCCAGACGAAATCGCCGCCATCTTCGACCCGTTTGGCAACGCGGTGCATACCGCCCTGAGCTTTGACCTTGTAGGGGAAGACGTGCTGATTACCGGCGCCGGCCCCATCGGCGTGATGGCGGCGGCCGTGGCCAAACACGTGGGCGCGCGCAACGTGGTCATTACTGACCTGAACGAGTACCGTCTGGACTTGGCCCGCCGCATGGGTGTGACGCGCGCTGTGAATGTGGGGCAGGAAGACCTAAAAGCCGTGATGACCGACCTGGGCATGACAGAAGGCTTTGACGTGGGCCTAGAAATGAGCGGCTCTGGCCCGGCCTTTGCGCAGATGGTGCAGGTGATGAACAACGGCGGCAAGATTGCGCTGCTGGGGATTCCCTCCGGCCGGGTGGACATTGACTGGAACGCGGTGATCTTCAAGATGCTGACCATCAAGGGCATCTACGGCCGCGAGATGTTTGAAACCTGGTACAAGATGGCCGCCCTGATCCAGTCGGGCCTGGACCTGTCGCCGGTGATTACCCACCACTACGGCATCGGCCAGTACCAGGAGGGCTTTGACGCCATGCTGAGTGGCCAGAGCGGCAAAGTGATTCTGAACTGGGAGGAGTAA
- the trpS gene encoding tryptophan--tRNA ligase: MTLTPRPRVLTGDRPTGRLHLGHLAGSLRTRVALQDTHELFVLVADVQALTDHFDRPEVVRAHIPEVMLDYLAAGLDPSRVTFVLQSAVPELAELTLYLLNLVTVSKLRQNPTVKTEIGQKGFGDAVPAGFFIYPAAQVADIVAFGAQVVPVGEDQQPMLELSREVVRRFNGLYGNTLTEPQALLSAVPRLPSLDGQTKMGKSLGNAAYLSDSPDELRRKVMGMYTDPGHLRASDPGQVEGNPVFTYLDAFDPDTARVDALKAHYQAGGLGDVTVKRHLLDVLEELLIPMRARRAHYKADPAGVMALLRDGTDRGRVVVAQTLTDVRAALNLVRL, translated from the coding sequence ATGACTCTTACACCCCGTCCTCGCGTATTGACTGGCGACCGCCCAACAGGCCGCCTCCACCTGGGCCACCTGGCCGGTTCCCTCAGGACCCGCGTGGCCCTGCAAGACACCCATGAGCTGTTCGTGCTGGTGGCCGATGTTCAGGCGTTGACCGACCATTTTGACCGCCCCGAGGTGGTGCGCGCCCACATTCCAGAAGTGATGTTGGATTACCTGGCCGCCGGCCTGGACCCCAGCCGGGTGACGTTTGTCTTGCAGTCGGCGGTGCCGGAACTGGCCGAGCTGACGCTGTACCTGCTGAATCTCGTCACGGTCTCCAAACTGCGGCAAAACCCTACGGTCAAGACCGAAATTGGTCAGAAGGGTTTTGGCGACGCCGTGCCCGCTGGCTTTTTCATCTACCCGGCGGCCCAGGTGGCCGATATCGTGGCGTTTGGCGCGCAGGTGGTGCCGGTCGGTGAGGACCAGCAGCCCATGCTGGAGTTGAGCCGCGAGGTGGTGCGGCGCTTCAATGGTCTCTACGGCAACACCCTGACCGAACCGCAGGCGCTGCTGTCGGCGGTGCCGCGCCTGCCGAGTCTGGACGGTCAGACCAAAATGGGCAAGTCGCTGGGCAACGCCGCCTACCTCTCCGATTCACCCGATGAACTGAGGCGCAAGGTGATGGGCATGTACACCGACCCCGGCCACCTGCGCGCCAGCGACCCAGGGCAGGTGGAGGGAAATCCAGTCTTCACCTACCTGGATGCCTTTGACCCGGACACGGCGAGGGTGGACGCTCTCAAAGCCCATTACCAGGCTGGCGGCCTGGGCGACGTGACGGTCAAGCGGCATCTGCTGGATGTGCTGGAAGAACTGTTGATTCCCATGCGGGCGCGCCGAGCTCACTATAAGGCTGACCCGGCTGGCGTCATGGCGCTGCTGCGTGACGGAACAGACCGGGGCCGTGTCGTTGTCGCCCAGACCCTGACCGACGTCCGGGCCGCACTCAACCTCGTTAGACTGTGA